One Streptomyces sp. R28 DNA window includes the following coding sequences:
- a CDS encoding acyl-CoA dehydrogenase family protein, with protein MSAIIETDEHRALRAAVAQLGKRYGRDYITRIVGEGRHPGELWSEAAKLGYLGVNLPEEYGGGGGGIAELSLVLEELGAAGCPLLMMVVSPAICGTVIARFGTDAQKQHWLPGLADGTRTMAFGITEPDAGSNSHRITTTARRDPDTGDWLLTGRKVFISGVDTADATLIVGRTEDARTGSLKPCLFIVPRDAEGFTRHRIDMELAAAEKQFELTLDDVRLPADALVGDEDAGLLQLFAGLNPERVMTAAFAIGMGRYALARAVEYARDRTVWKAPIGAHQAIAHPLAQAHIDLELARLMMQKAAHLYDAGDDVGAGEAANMAKYAAGEACVKAVDQAVHTLGGNGLTREFGLASLITAARVSRIAPVSREMILNYVSHQTLGLPKSY; from the coding sequence GTGAGCGCCATCATCGAAACGGACGAGCACCGAGCCCTGCGCGCCGCCGTCGCCCAGCTGGGAAAGCGGTACGGACGCGACTACATCACCAGGATCGTCGGTGAGGGCCGCCACCCCGGGGAACTCTGGTCCGAGGCCGCGAAACTCGGCTACCTGGGCGTCAACCTCCCCGAGGAGTACGGCGGCGGAGGCGGCGGAATCGCCGAACTCTCCCTCGTCCTCGAAGAACTCGGCGCGGCAGGCTGCCCCCTCCTCATGATGGTCGTCTCCCCGGCGATCTGCGGCACAGTGATCGCCCGCTTCGGCACCGACGCCCAGAAGCAGCACTGGCTCCCCGGCCTCGCCGACGGCACCCGCACCATGGCCTTCGGCATCACCGAACCCGACGCCGGCTCCAACAGCCACCGCATCACCACCACGGCCCGCCGCGACCCGGACACCGGCGACTGGCTGCTCACCGGCCGCAAGGTCTTCATCTCCGGCGTCGACACAGCCGACGCCACCCTCATAGTCGGCCGCACCGAAGACGCCCGCACCGGCAGCCTCAAGCCCTGCCTCTTCATCGTCCCGCGCGACGCGGAAGGCTTCACACGCCACCGCATCGACATGGAACTCGCCGCCGCCGAGAAGCAGTTCGAGCTGACCCTCGACGACGTACGGCTCCCCGCCGACGCGCTCGTCGGCGACGAGGACGCGGGCCTCCTCCAGCTCTTCGCCGGCCTCAACCCCGAACGCGTCATGACGGCCGCCTTCGCGATCGGCATGGGACGGTACGCCCTCGCGCGTGCCGTCGAGTACGCGCGCGACCGCACCGTCTGGAAGGCCCCCATCGGCGCCCACCAGGCCATCGCCCACCCCCTCGCCCAGGCGCACATCGACCTCGAACTGGCCCGCCTGATGATGCAGAAGGCCGCCCACCTGTACGACGCCGGAGACGACGTGGGCGCCGGCGAGGCCGCCAACATGGCGAAGTACGCCGCCGGGGAGGCCTGCGTGAAGGCGGTCGACCAGGCCGTGCACACCCTCGGCGGAAACGGCCTCACCCGCGAATTCGGACTGGCCTCGTTGATAACCGCCGCGCGCGTGTCTCGTATTGCTCCGGTGAGCCGGGAGATGATTCTCAACTACGTCTCCCACCAGACTCTTGGCCTGCCCAAGTCGTACTGA
- a CDS encoding acyclic terpene utilization AtuA family protein, translating to MTPTPRPLRIGNASGFYGDRFDAMREMLTGGELDVLTGDYLAELTMLILGRDRLKDPGAGYARTFLRQLEECLGLAHERGVRIVANAGGLNPDGLADAVRQLADRLGIPVRVAHVEGDDLTAATPGSLAAHAYLGGFGIAACLREGADIVVTGRVTDAALVTGPAAAHFGWGPGEYDRLAGAVVAGHVLECGAQATGGNYAFFHEEGRDLRRPGFPLAELHGDGTSVITKHPGTGGFVDVGTVTAQLLYETAGARYAGPDVTTRLDTVRLLQDGPDRVRIEGVRGEAPPPTLKVGVNRLGGFRNEVAFVLTGLDIEAKAALVREQMTDAFAKSPPAEVRWELVRTDRPDAPTEEMASALLRLVVRDADQAVVGRALSGAAVELALASYPGFHVLAPPGKGSPYGVFEDVYVPHGAVDHVAVLHDGRRVPVPPAHIPPAHIPPAHVPPAHDTAGLDDVPEPPLPEPLPEPLPPAPTKRAPLGLVAGARSGDKGGNANVGVWVRTDDAWRWLAHELTADRFRQLIPEAGQLKVTRHPLPHLRALNFVVEGILGEGVAAQHRFDPQAKALGEWLRSRHLDIPEILL from the coding sequence GTGACGCCCACGCCCCGTCCCCTGCGGATCGGCAACGCCTCCGGCTTCTACGGCGACCGTTTCGACGCCATGCGCGAGATGCTCACCGGCGGCGAACTGGACGTCCTGACCGGCGACTACCTCGCCGAACTGACCATGCTGATCCTCGGCCGGGACCGGCTGAAGGACCCCGGCGCCGGATACGCCCGCACCTTCCTGCGGCAGCTGGAGGAGTGCCTGGGGCTCGCGCACGAGCGGGGCGTCCGGATCGTCGCCAACGCGGGCGGTCTCAATCCGGACGGACTGGCAGACGCCGTACGGCAGTTGGCCGATCGCCTGGGCATCCCCGTCCGGGTCGCCCATGTCGAGGGTGACGACCTCACCGCCGCCACCCCGGGCAGCCTCGCCGCCCACGCCTACCTCGGCGGCTTCGGCATCGCCGCCTGCCTGCGAGAGGGCGCGGACATCGTGGTCACCGGGCGGGTGACGGACGCCGCCCTGGTCACGGGGCCCGCCGCCGCCCACTTCGGGTGGGGGCCGGGGGAGTACGACCGGCTCGCGGGCGCGGTCGTCGCCGGGCATGTGCTGGAGTGCGGGGCGCAGGCGACCGGCGGCAACTACGCCTTCTTCCACGAGGAGGGGCGCGACCTCCGTCGCCCCGGCTTCCCACTGGCCGAGCTCCACGGGGACGGCACCAGCGTCATCACCAAGCACCCCGGCACGGGCGGCTTCGTCGACGTCGGCACGGTGACGGCCCAGCTGCTGTACGAGACGGCGGGTGCCCGGTACGCGGGGCCGGATGTCACCACCCGCCTCGACACCGTACGGCTGCTGCAGGACGGGCCGGATCGCGTCCGCATCGAGGGCGTACGGGGCGAGGCGCCGCCCCCGACGCTGAAGGTCGGCGTCAACCGCCTCGGCGGCTTCCGGAACGAGGTCGCCTTCGTGCTCACCGGCCTCGACATCGAGGCCAAGGCCGCTCTCGTGCGCGAGCAGATGACGGACGCGTTCGCCAAGTCGCCGCCCGCCGAAGTCCGTTGGGAGCTCGTCCGCACCGACCGGCCCGACGCCCCGACCGAGGAGATGGCGAGCGCGCTGCTGCGGCTGGTCGTACGCGACGCGGACCAAGCGGTCGTCGGACGGGCGCTGAGCGGGGCCGCCGTGGAGCTGGCGCTCGCCAGTTACCCCGGCTTCCATGTGCTCGCACCACCCGGAAAGGGCTCGCCCTATGGGGTCTTCGAGGATGTGTACGTCCCCCATGGTGCCGTCGACCATGTGGCCGTCCTCCACGACGGACGCCGGGTTCCTGTGCCGCCGGCCCACATACCGCCGGCCCACATACCGCCGGCCCACGTACCGCCGGCCCACGACACGGCCGGACTCGACGATGTACCGGAGCCGCCCCTACCGGAGCCCCTACCGGAGCCGCTGCCACCCGCGCCCACGAAGCGCGCCCCCCTCGGCCTCGTCGCCGGCGCCCGCAGCGGGGACAAAGGCGGGAACGCCAATGTCGGTGTCTGGGTTCGGACGGACGACGCCTGGCGCTGGCTCGCGCATGAGCTCACGGCCGACAGATTCCGGCAGCTGATCCCGGAAGCCGGGCAGCTGAAGGTCACCCGGCACCCGCTTCCCCACCTCCGCGCCCTCAACTTCGTAGTCGAAGGGATCCTCGGCGAGGGCGTCGCCGCCCAGCACCGCTTCGACCCACAGGCCAAGGCCCTCGGCGAATGGCTGCGCAGCCGCCACCTCGACATCCCGGAGATCCTCCTGTGA
- a CDS encoding TIGR03084 family metal-binding protein — protein sequence MSDLRPVFDDLREESEELDRLVAELSPEQWARATPAPGWCVAHQIAHLAWTDHSALLAVTDVDAFHALVEKALATPGSFVDEGAEEGAGLPPAELLARWRDGRVALDAALREAPQGARFPWYGPPMSSASMATARLMETWAHGLDVADALGVVRAPTDRLKHVVRIGVRTRDFAFGVHGLPAPLEEFRVELVSPSGELWTYGPEDASQRVTGPALDFCLLVTQRAHRSDLALRAEGEDADRWFDIAQVFAGPPGKGRVPKGAAQ from the coding sequence GTGTCCGATCTCAGGCCCGTGTTCGACGATCTGCGCGAGGAGAGCGAGGAACTCGACCGGCTCGTGGCCGAGTTGAGTCCCGAGCAGTGGGCACGGGCGACACCCGCGCCCGGCTGGTGCGTCGCCCACCAGATCGCGCACCTCGCCTGGACGGACCACTCGGCGCTGCTGGCGGTGACCGACGTGGACGCGTTCCACGCACTGGTGGAGAAGGCGCTGGCCACCCCGGGTTCGTTCGTCGACGAGGGGGCCGAGGAGGGGGCCGGTCTCCCGCCGGCCGAGCTGCTGGCGCGGTGGCGGGATGGGCGGGTCGCCCTCGATGCGGCCTTGCGTGAGGCGCCACAGGGCGCCCGCTTCCCCTGGTACGGCCCGCCCATGTCGTCCGCCTCCATGGCGACGGCCCGACTTATGGAGACCTGGGCCCACGGTCTGGACGTCGCCGACGCACTGGGTGTGGTGCGCGCACCTACCGACCGGCTGAAGCATGTGGTGCGGATCGGGGTGCGGACCCGGGACTTCGCCTTCGGCGTGCACGGACTCCCCGCGCCGCTCGAAGAATTCCGCGTCGAACTCGTCTCACCGTCCGGCGAGTTGTGGACCTACGGTCCCGAAGACGCCTCCCAGCGCGTGACCGGCCCCGCTCTCGACTTCTGCCTCCTGGTCACCCAGCGGGCCCACCGCTCCGATCTCGCCCTGCGTGCCGAGGGCGAGGACGCCGACCGCTGGTTCGACATCGCCCAGGTCTTCGCGGGCCCGCCCGGCAAGGGCCGCGTGCCGAAGGGGGCCGCTCAGTGA
- a CDS encoding acyl-CoA carboxylase subunit beta: protein MTTLASSLDTKSPDYAANRETMLAKLADLDAEHAKALAGGGQKYVERHRGRGKLLARERIELLLDPDTPFLELSPLAAWGSDYTVGASLVTGIGVVEGVECLITANDPTVRGGASNPWSLKKALRANDIALANRLPVINLVESGGADLPSQKEIFIPGGAIFRDLTRLSAAGIPTVAVVFGNSTAGGAYVPGMSDHVIMVKERAKVFLGGPPLVKMATGEESDDESLGGAQMHARVSGLADYFAADEPDALRQARRVVARLNHRKAYGDPGPAEAPKYSADELLGIVPGDLKTPFDPREVIARIVDASDFDEFKPMYGTSLTTGWAALHSYPIGVLANAQGVLFSEESQKAAQFIQLANQRDIPLLFLHNTTGYMVGSQYEQGGIIKHGAMMINAVSNSRVPHLSVLMGASYGAGHYGMCGRAYDPRFLFAWPSAKSAVMGPQQLAGVLSIVARQSAAAKGHPYDEEADAALRAMVEQQIESESLPMFLSGRLYDDGVIDPRDTRTVLGMCLSAIHTAPYEGARGGFGVFRM from the coding sequence GTGACGACCCTCGCCTCTTCCCTGGACACGAAGAGCCCCGACTACGCGGCCAACCGCGAGACCATGCTCGCCAAGCTCGCCGACCTCGACGCCGAGCACGCCAAGGCCCTCGCGGGCGGCGGGCAGAAGTACGTCGAACGGCATCGGGGGCGCGGCAAGCTCCTCGCGCGCGAGCGCATCGAGCTGCTCCTCGACCCCGACACGCCGTTCCTGGAGCTGTCGCCGCTGGCCGCCTGGGGCAGCGACTACACGGTCGGCGCGTCCCTCGTCACCGGCATCGGGGTCGTCGAGGGCGTGGAGTGCCTGATCACCGCCAACGACCCGACCGTGCGCGGGGGAGCGAGCAATCCCTGGTCGCTGAAGAAGGCCCTGCGCGCGAACGACATCGCCCTCGCCAACCGGCTGCCGGTCATCAACCTCGTCGAGTCGGGCGGTGCCGACCTGCCGTCCCAGAAGGAGATCTTCATCCCCGGAGGCGCCATCTTCCGGGACCTGACACGGCTGTCGGCGGCCGGGATCCCCACCGTCGCGGTCGTCTTCGGCAACTCGACCGCAGGCGGCGCGTACGTCCCCGGCATGTCCGACCACGTGATCATGGTCAAGGAGCGCGCCAAGGTGTTCCTCGGCGGTCCGCCCCTGGTGAAGATGGCGACCGGCGAGGAGAGCGACGACGAGTCGCTGGGCGGCGCGCAGATGCACGCGCGCGTGTCGGGTCTCGCCGACTACTTCGCGGCCGACGAGCCGGACGCGTTGCGGCAGGCACGTCGCGTGGTCGCCCGCCTCAACCACCGCAAGGCGTACGGCGATCCGGGCCCCGCCGAAGCCCCCAAGTACTCCGCCGACGAACTCCTCGGCATCGTCCCCGGCGACCTCAAGACCCCCTTCGACCCGCGCGAGGTCATCGCCCGCATCGTCGACGCCTCGGACTTCGACGAGTTCAAGCCGATGTACGGCACGAGCCTGACCACCGGCTGGGCGGCCCTCCACAGCTATCCGATCGGCGTGCTGGCGAACGCCCAGGGGGTCCTGTTCAGCGAGGAGTCCCAGAAGGCCGCCCAGTTCATCCAGCTCGCCAACCAGCGCGACATCCCGCTGCTGTTCCTGCACAACACCACCGGCTACATGGTGGGCAGCCAGTACGAGCAGGGCGGCATCATCAAGCACGGCGCCATGATGATCAACGCGGTCAGCAACAGCCGCGTGCCCCATCTCTCCGTCCTCATGGGTGCGTCCTACGGCGCCGGCCACTACGGCATGTGCGGCCGCGCCTACGACCCCCGCTTCCTCTTCGCCTGGCCCAGCGCCAAGTCGGCCGTCATGGGCCCCCAGCAGCTCGCCGGCGTGCTCTCGATCGTGGCCCGGCAGTCGGCGGCCGCGAAGGGCCATCCGTACGACGAGGAGGCGGACGCCGCCCTGCGCGCCATGGTGGAGCAGCAGATCGAGTCGGAGTCGCTGCCGATGTTCCTGTCAGGGCGGCTGTACGACGACGGCGTCATAGATCCGCGCGACACCCGAACCGTCCTTGGTATGTGCCTGTCCGCCATTCACACGGCGCCCTATGAGGGCGCGCGCGGCGGCTTCGGCGTCTTCCGGATGTGA
- a CDS encoding biotin carboxylase N-terminal domain-containing protein yields the protein MTSLLVANRGEIACRIFRTCREWGIRTVAVHSDADENALHARVADTAVRLPGAAPSATYLDGDLIVKAAVASGADAVHPGYGFLSENADFARAVLDAGLVWIGPPPEAIEAMASKTRAKRMMGPAPLGEVTETDLPVLVKAAAGGGGRGMRVVRRLEELTAALESARTEAASAFGDGEVFVEPYVENGRHVEVQILADTHGTVWALGTRDCSLQRRHQKVIEEAPAPGLSAGLAQELRALSVRAARAVDYVGAGTVEFLVADGKPHFLEMNTRLQVEHPVTEAVHGIDLVALQIQVAEGHALEAEPPRARGHAVEARLYAEDPAQDWAPQTGTLHRFAVPEGVRLDTGFADGDDIGVHYDPMLAKLVAHAPTRAGAIRKLAGALERATLHGPVTNRDLLVRSLRHEEFTSAEMDTGFYDRHLTDLTEPAPDPHAPLAAALSDAHGRSRFGGWRNVPSQPQARRYARAGEEIEVHYRHTREGLVADGVRVVHADARLVVLEVDGVRRKFDVARYGDEIHVNATRLTALPRFPDPAAQHTPGSLLAPMPGTVVRVADGLTVGAAVRAGEPLLWLEAMKMQHKIAAPVSGTLSALHAVLGRQVEVGALLAVVEEDQ from the coding sequence ATCACCTCTCTGCTCGTCGCCAACCGGGGCGAGATCGCCTGCCGCATCTTCCGCACCTGCCGTGAGTGGGGAATCCGGACGGTCGCCGTGCACTCGGACGCCGACGAGAACGCCCTCCACGCGCGCGTGGCCGACACGGCGGTACGGCTGCCGGGGGCGGCGCCCTCCGCCACGTACCTGGACGGCGACCTGATCGTGAAGGCGGCCGTGGCCTCCGGCGCGGACGCCGTGCACCCCGGCTACGGCTTCCTCTCCGAGAACGCCGACTTCGCGCGCGCCGTCCTCGACGCGGGGCTGGTCTGGATCGGCCCGCCGCCGGAGGCGATCGAGGCGATGGCGTCCAAGACGCGGGCGAAACGGATGATGGGGCCGGCCCCCCTGGGCGAGGTGACCGAGACCGACCTGCCCGTGCTGGTGAAGGCGGCCGCGGGCGGCGGCGGGCGCGGCATGCGTGTCGTGCGCCGCCTGGAGGAGCTGACCGCCGCCCTGGAGAGCGCGCGCACCGAGGCCGCGAGCGCCTTCGGCGACGGTGAGGTGTTCGTCGAGCCGTACGTGGAGAACGGCCGCCACGTCGAGGTGCAGATCCTCGCCGACACACACGGCACGGTCTGGGCCCTCGGCACCCGCGACTGCTCCCTCCAGCGCCGCCACCAGAAGGTCATCGAGGAGGCCCCGGCGCCCGGACTGTCCGCGGGGCTCGCGCAGGAGTTGCGCGCCCTGTCCGTACGCGCCGCGCGTGCCGTGGACTACGTGGGTGCCGGCACGGTCGAGTTCCTCGTCGCCGACGGCAAGCCCCACTTCCTGGAGATGAACACCCGCCTCCAGGTCGAACACCCCGTGACGGAAGCCGTGCACGGCATCGACCTGGTCGCCCTCCAGATCCAGGTGGCCGAGGGCCACGCCCTGGAAGCCGAGCCCCCACGCGCGCGTGGCCACGCGGTCGAGGCCCGCCTCTACGCCGAGGACCCGGCCCAGGACTGGGCCCCGCAGACCGGCACCCTGCACCGTTTCGCCGTACCCGAGGGCGTCCGGCTGGACACCGGCTTCGCCGACGGCGACGACATCGGCGTCCACTACGACCCGATGCTCGCCAAGCTCGTCGCCCACGCCCCCACGCGCGCGGGCGCGATCCGCAAACTCGCCGGCGCCCTGGAACGGGCGACGCTCCACGGCCCGGTCACCAACCGCGACCTCCTGGTCCGCTCACTGCGGCACGAGGAGTTCACGTCGGCCGAGATGGACACCGGCTTCTACGACCGCCACCTGACCGACCTGACCGAGCCGGCCCCCGACCCGCACGCCCCCCTGGCCGCGGCCCTGTCCGACGCCCACGGCCGCTCCCGCTTCGGCGGCTGGCGCAACGTGCCCTCCCAGCCGCAGGCCAGGCGCTACGCGAGGGCGGGTGAGGAGATCGAGGTCCACTACCGGCACACGCGGGAGGGCCTCGTCGCCGACGGCGTCCGGGTCGTACACGCGGACGCCCGTCTGGTCGTACTCGAAGTGGACGGCGTACGAAGGAAGTTCGACGTCGCCAGGTACGGCGACGAGATCCACGTCAACGCCACGCGCCTCACCGCGCTGCCCCGTTTCCCGGACCCGGCCGCGCAGCACACCCCCGGGTCCCTCCTCGCCCCCATGCCGGGGACAGTCGTCCGCGTCGCCGACGGCCTGACCGTAGGAGCGGCCGTACGGGCCGGAGAGCCCCTGCTGTGGCTGGAGGCGATGAAGATGCAGCACAAGATCGCAGCGCCCGTCTCAGGGACGCTGAGCGCCTTGCACGCCGTGCTCGGCCGGCAGGTGGAGGTCGGCGCGTTGCTGGCCGTCGTGGAGGAGGACCAGTGA
- a CDS encoding DMT family transporter, with amino-acid sequence MSTPEATATPAATPTRPVPEPMVGAPRRWGSLGPVGLVFAGGVSVQFGGALAVSLMPRAGALGVVALRLLVAAVVLLLVCRPRLRGHSRTDWATVIVFGTTMAAMNGLFYQSVARIPLGPAVTLEVLGPLALSVLSSRRAINVLWAGLALAGVFLLGGGGFGSLDPIGVAFALGAGAMWAAYIIFSARTGRRFPQADGLALAMAVGAVLFLPLGIAESGMKLTDPVTLGLGAAVAILSSVLPYTLELLALRRLPAATFAVLMSLEPALAATAGFLILDQALSALQALAIALVIAASMGAVRTQVGRGDAGLRKVGRRKGQGKEGQGKAKAVPND; translated from the coding sequence GTGAGCACCCCTGAAGCCACCGCAACACCCGCAGCGACCCCCACCCGGCCCGTCCCCGAGCCGATGGTCGGAGCCCCGCGCCGCTGGGGCTCCCTCGGCCCGGTGGGCCTGGTGTTCGCCGGAGGCGTCTCGGTGCAGTTCGGCGGCGCCCTGGCGGTGAGCCTGATGCCGCGGGCCGGTGCGCTCGGTGTGGTGGCGCTACGGCTGCTGGTGGCGGCGGTCGTCCTGCTGCTGGTCTGCCGGCCGCGCCTGCGCGGTCACTCGCGTACCGACTGGGCCACGGTGATCGTCTTCGGTACCACCATGGCCGCGATGAACGGCCTCTTCTACCAGTCGGTCGCCCGTATCCCGCTCGGCCCGGCGGTCACCCTCGAGGTGCTCGGCCCGCTCGCCCTGTCCGTCCTGTCCTCGCGTCGTGCGATCAACGTCCTCTGGGCCGGGCTCGCCCTGGCCGGTGTCTTCCTCCTCGGTGGCGGAGGCTTCGGCAGCCTCGACCCCATTGGTGTCGCCTTTGCCCTGGGGGCCGGCGCCATGTGGGCGGCCTACATAATCTTCAGCGCCCGCACGGGCCGACGCTTCCCACAGGCCGACGGGCTGGCGCTCGCGATGGCCGTGGGCGCCGTGCTCTTCCTCCCCTTGGGCATCGCCGAATCGGGCATGAAGCTCACCGATCCCGTGACCCTCGGACTGGGCGCGGCCGTGGCCATCCTCTCCTCGGTCCTCCCCTACACCCTCGAACTCCTCGCCCTGCGCCGGCTGCCCGCAGCGACCTTCGCCGTCCTGATGAGCCTCGAGCCGGCCCTCGCCGCCACCGCCGGCTTCCTCATCCTCGACCAGGCCCTCTCCGCCCTGCAGGCCCTGGCGATCGCCCTGGTCATCGCGGCAAGCATGGGGGCCGTGCGCACGCAGGTGGGCCGGGGGGACGCGGGTCTGCGGAAGGTGGGGCGGCGGAAGGGTCAGGGGAAGGAGGGTCAGGGGAAGGCGAAAGCCGTTCCGAACGACTAG
- a CDS encoding lipid II:glycine glycyltransferase FemX, with product MPLTLRPITRDEHLAFVASRPSASHTQVPSWGDVKPDWRAESLGWFDEAGRLVGAGLVLFRPLPKLRRYLAYLPEGPLIDWYAPDLGERWLEPMLVHLKRQGAFSVKMGPPVVVRRWNTEAVKAAIADPAARRLRDAEPTSCETRALDVADRLRRAGWRQTEPGSEEGFAVGQPRYVCQVPFAGRSLDDIHRGLNQQWRRNIKKAEKAGVKVVRGGYEDLPVFYELYAETAERDRFIPRPLPYFQRMWTALTAEHPDRMRLYLAHHDGDTLAAATMLSVGDHVWYSYGASTSRRREVQPNNAMQWRMMTDAHELGAAVYDFRGITDTLEESNHLLGLLRFKVGAGGEAVECLGEWDFPLNRLLHKALDLYMARR from the coding sequence ATGCCCCTCACCCTCCGGCCCATCACCCGCGACGAGCACCTGGCCTTCGTCGCCTCCCGCCCCTCCGCCAGCCACACGCAGGTCCCGTCCTGGGGCGACGTGAAACCCGACTGGCGGGCGGAGAGTCTGGGGTGGTTCGACGAGGCGGGGCGGCTGGTCGGCGCGGGGCTCGTCCTCTTCCGGCCGCTCCCGAAGCTGAGGCGATACCTGGCCTATCTCCCCGAGGGCCCGCTCATCGACTGGTACGCCCCCGACCTCGGCGAGCGCTGGCTGGAGCCGATGCTCGTCCACCTCAAGCGGCAGGGCGCCTTCTCGGTCAAGATGGGCCCGCCCGTCGTCGTACGCCGCTGGAACACCGAGGCGGTGAAGGCGGCCATCGCCGACCCGGCCGCCCGGCGGCTGCGCGACGCGGAGCCCACGTCGTGCGAGACGCGCGCCCTCGACGTCGCCGACCGGCTGCGGCGGGCCGGCTGGCGGCAGACCGAGCCGGGCAGCGAGGAGGGCTTCGCCGTCGGGCAGCCGCGGTACGTATGCCAAGTGCCGTTCGCGGGGCGGTCGTTGGACGACATCCACCGCGGCCTCAACCAGCAGTGGCGGCGCAATATCAAGAAAGCCGAGAAGGCCGGCGTGAAGGTCGTGCGGGGCGGCTACGAGGACCTGCCCGTCTTCTACGAGCTCTACGCCGAGACCGCCGAGCGCGACCGTTTCATCCCCCGCCCCCTGCCCTACTTCCAGCGGATGTGGACCGCGCTCACCGCCGAGCACCCCGACCGCATGCGGCTCTACCTCGCCCACCACGACGGCGACACCCTCGCCGCCGCCACCATGCTGTCCGTCGGCGACCACGTCTGGTACTCCTACGGCGCCTCCACCAGCCGCAGGCGCGAGGTCCAGCCGAACAACGCGATGCAGTGGCGCATGATGACCGACGCCCACGAACTGGGCGCAGCCGTCTACGACTTCCGCGGCATCACCGACACGCTGGAGGAGTCCAACCACCTGCTGGGCCTGCTGCGGTTCAAGGTGGGCGCGGGCGGAGAGGCCGTCGAGTGTCTGGGGGAGTGGGACTTCCCGCTCAACCGGCTGCTGCACAAGGCGTTGGACCTGTACATGGCGCGGCGGTAG